Proteins co-encoded in one Stomoxys calcitrans chromosome 5, idStoCalc2.1, whole genome shotgun sequence genomic window:
- the LOC131997990 gene encoding uncharacterized protein LOC131997990: MSELTCFIKEQRDLLELLTRYEARFDVKSTSEKTQGYVTALAQRIDDLFGRFESQHDTIVRLIHDTSLDANDVPYVSEGVYFDFSEKYLTFKGKILDCHSERGVVHSPMASTFVAPHSRSDTTMGSDSRLPKISLPKFTGEYMEWVPFRDIYFSLVHQNESLNRIQKFYYLRGTLGGEAANLIKNISATEANYETAWKILESRYHNKRMLVGSLISKLFNIPKSDGGFQSIKTLLDSAQECVSSLRNLDIETDTWGPILVHLLVQKLDLQSRRDWEQSLRSSTDVPLISELFSFLERTFRTLESMASEFPLSTNRPGPDGGKSKTARFSSQQKKASCHAGRFSKTGLPLCPFCEKNHNLVKCFKFLALPLGNKIHFLNGKNACHNCFVIGHDHNNCKSPFRCVTCKQPHHTVLHSDGAAGNSDPISSTANLTTDAGRSFGQVTSHNVQAFHSVLLYTIRLNVSSSRGNYTLRALLDPGSQGSLISEAVVQLLGLKKLRSQCRVIGIGHGGENLSKCSVELDLYTRKRRLVLSCSALVLPSLSSYTPAPSSRHIPLPDIDIDSLADPLFYRADSIDLILGSDVCSRIKIPSESFVYNDLFFQNTHFGWVFSGPSCAVSSNQIHIHNVNLESILKSFWEQEEVLPRRNLTTEEVACETYFRNTTIRGESGRYRVNLPFKSILRDGSSPTLQNNAQSAFRRLRQLEISFSKKPVFGGDYRSFMQEYESLGHMSKVGIYPTDVRMDSYFLPHHGVLRESSSTTKLRVVFDGSSHIGDNKSLNEELSPGPVLQNDLPSVLIKWRRHRIAFSADIEKMFRQIDVHEGHRRYQQILWRCSPLDEISIYELNTVTYGTTSAPYLAIRVLRKLAEDFESRYPEAARVLVEDSYVDDVISGADSLEDAIPLYKDLSSLLRKGGCNLRKWITNSKELLSQIPEGDRETNATLDFDRGHVVRTLGIQWDTSADSFSFRVNLDGNPLVSKRSILSESARLYDPLGWLTPSTVRAKSLFKQLWEHGVDWDDKVPHDIEAQWLKYRTSLSELSKLAIPRWIQWSQDCQTELHCFCDASTTAYAAVVYARIATPTGLFVNMLQAKSKISPIKTISIPRLELCAATLGVNLAERVRESLVDLHVRDMFFWSDSSTVLSWIRKPPSNWNVYVANRVADIQRMSNPVQWRYVPSSLNPADCASRGILPEELVNHHSWWYGPQFLYESRSSWPVNLPNLVTSEEERSAKISSNVTIDKVYPEIFSRFSKLRLLLRVTSLCFRFANNCRNPGMKVTGPLSLGETNGAMRSLVRICQGIEFPNELLQLLNSKPMKSGSILKLMPFVDEEGIIRVGGRLQNSNFPYDMKHPMILAKSSPLSYFIVSDAHERTLHGGVTLTMSFVNRKFWIVSGNQLAKRVIHNCMRCFRYSAKTVQQVMGNLPRVRLTMTRPFKHSGVDYAGPIPIRNSNLRSSSVSKGYICLFICMVTKAVHLEAVSDLTTNAFLAAFRRFISRRGTCTDLYSDCGTNFVGASKELQVLCNRGRKSLPEELRHYLSINSTTWHFIPPASPNFGGLWEAGVKSVKYHLKRIANDRNLTFEELTTLLCQVESCLNSRPLCPLTSDTSNFDALTPAHFLVGEPTTSLPEESLLDCNPNLLTRWKNVERLKQHFWKRWHHEYLNRLQSRPKWLKSKIDPKVGDLVLIADERCGPGQWNLGRIKDTHPGPDGKTRVVSVLIKNKIIKRPVNKISLLPDNEPLTQP, from the coding sequence ATGAGTGAGCTTACCTGTTTTATTAAGGAACAACGTGATTTGTTGGAACTATTGACAAGATATGAGGCTCGATTTGACGTGAAAAGTACTTCGGAGAAGACTCAGGGTTATGTCACTGCTTTGGCGCAAAGAATTGACGACCTTTTCGGTCGATTTGAGTCACAGCATGACACGATAGTGCGTCTGATTCATGATACCTCTTTGGATGCCAACGACGTCCCGTATGTGAGTGAGGGCgtgtattttgatttttcagagAAGTACCTGACCTTTAAGGGGAAAATCCTTGATTGCCATTCTGAACGTGGTGTAGTACATTCGCCAATGGCGAGCACGTTTGTGGCACCACATAGTCGATCTGACACTACTATGGGCTCGGATTCGAGGCTTCCGAAGATTTCTCTTCCGAAATTTACGGGCGAGTACATGGAATGGGTTCCATTTCGGGACATTTATTTTTCATTGGTGCACCAGAACGAGTCTTTGAATAGAATTCAGAAGTTTTATTATCTGAGGGGTACCCTTGGTGGTGAGGCCGCGAACCTAATAAAGAATATTTCTGCTACTGAGGCGAACTACGAGACGGCGTGGAAGATATTGGAGTCCCGATACCACAATAAGCGCATGCTAGTTGGGAGTTTAATTTCTAAGCTATTTAATATTCCTAAGTCGGACGGTGGATTTCAATCCATAAAAACACTGCTTGATTCTGCTCAAGAGTGTGTTTCTTCTCTGCGGAATTTGGATATTGAGACGGATACTTGGGGCCCAATTCTCGTGCACTTGCTTGTGCAGAAGCTGGACTTACAATCTCGAAGGGATTGGGAACAGTCTCTTAGGTCCTCCACGGATGTCCCTTTGATTTCAGAACTCTTTTCATTTTTGGAACGTACATTCCGTACGTTAGAGTCGATGGCGAGCGAATTTCCACTTTCTACGAATAGACCGGGCCCAGATGGCGGTAAAAGCAAGACTGCGAGATTCTCTTCTCAGCAGAAAAAGGCTTCTTGTCATGCTGGTCGGTTTTCTAAGACAGGACTGCCCCTTTGTCCTTTTTGTGAAAAGAATCATAATCTTgtgaaatgttttaaattctTAGCTTTGCCTTTGGGCAACAAAATTCACTTCCTTAATGGCAAGAACGCTTGTCACAATTGTTTTGTGATAGGGCATGATCACAATAATTGCAAGTCCCCCTTTCGCTGCGTGACTTGTAAGCAGCCGCACCATACGGTGCTTCATTCTGATGGGGCTGCTGGTAATTCTGACCCCATTAGCTCCACTGCCAACTTGACCACCGATGCTGGGCGATCTTTTGGCCAAGTGACTTCTCATAATGTACAGGCTTTTCATTCTGTGTTGTTGTATACGATAAGACTCAACGTTTCTTCGAGCCGTGGAAACTATACGCTGAGGGCTCTTTTGGACCCTGGATCTCAGGGCAGTCTTATCTCCGAAGCGGTGGTCCAGCTTCTAGGTCTTAAGAAGTTGAGGTCGCAATGTAGGGTGATTGGCATAGGGCATGGCGGAGAGAATTTGTCGAAGTGCTCCGTGGAGCTCGATTTGTACACAAGGAAACGAAGGTTGGTTCTTTCCTGCTCGGCTCTCGTGCTGCCGAGCTTGTCCTCTTATACTCCAGCTCCGTCGTCTAGACACATACCTCTTccggatattgatattgatagcTTGGCTGATCCATTGTTCTATAGGGCTGATTCAATAGACTTAATTCTGGGCTCTGATGTGTGTTCGAGGATAAAGATACCTTCGGAGTCATTTGTCTACAATGACCTGTTCTTTCAGAACACCCATTTTGGATGGGTGTTTTCTGGACCCAGCTGTGCTGTGTCCTCGAATCAGATTCATATTCACAATGTGAATTTGGAGAGTATTCTTAAATCATTCTGGGAGCAGGAGGAAGTCCTCCCAAGGAGGAATTTGACTACCGAGGAGGTAGCATGCGAGACATATTTTAGGAATACCACTATTCGTGGTGAGTCCGGTAGGTATAGGGTCAATTTGCcttttaaatcgattttgagGGATGGGTCGAGTCCGACTCTTCAGAATAACGCTCAGAGTGCTTTTCGTCGTCTGCGACAGCTTGAGATATCCTTCTCCAAGAAGCCGGTGTTCGGTGGGGACTACAGAAGTTTTATGCAGGAGTACGAGTCTCTGGGGCATATGTCTAAAGTAGGGATTTACCCGACTGACGTTAGGATGGACTCTTATTTTTTGCCACATCATGGTGTGTTGAGGGAGAGTAGTAGTACGACCAAGCTCCGCGTGGTATTCGATGGCAGCAGCCATATCGGTGACaacaaatctctcaacgaggaGTTGTCTCCTGGACCTGTTCTTCAGAACGATCTTCCAAGTGTTCTCATCAAGTGGCGAAGGCATAGAATCGCGTTTAGTGCGGACATCGAAAAGATGTTTCGCCAGATAGATGTTCACGAGGGTCACAGACGGTATCAGCAGATTCTATGGCGTTGCAGTCCTTTGGACGAAATTTCTATCTACGAATTGAATACTGTCACGTATGGCACGACTTCGGCGCCTTATCTGGCTATTCGGGTGCTACGAAAACTCGCCGAGGACTTTGAGTCACGTTATCCGGAGGCTGCTAGAGTATTGGTTGAGGACTCATATGTCGACGATGTTATTTCTGGCGCAGATTCTTTGGAGGACGCAATCCCGCTGTACAAAGACTTATCTTCCCTTCTGAGAAAAGGAGGTTGTAACCTTCGGAAATGGATAACAAATTCTAAGGAATTGCTCTCGCAGATACCAGAGGGGGACAGGGAGACTAATGCCACTTTGGACTTTGACCGCGGTCATGTCGTTAGGACCCTGGGTATTCAGTGGGATACTAGCGCTGATTCGTTTTCGTTTAGGGTAAACCTTGATGGAAATCCACTTGTATCCAAACGGTCGATTCTTTCGGAATCCGCGAGACTCTACGATCCTTTGGGATGGCTTACGCCTTCGACTGTCAGGGCAAAGTCACTTTTTAAACAGCTCTGGGAGCACGGAGTGGACTGGGATGATAAAGTTCCACATGATATTGAGGCACAGTGGTTGAAGTACAGGACTTCTCTCTCGGAGTTGTCTAAACTGGCAATTCCACGATGGATTCAGTGGTCTCAGGACTGTCAGACTGAGCTTCATTGTTTTTGTGATGCATCTACCACTGCGTATGCGGCAGTGGTATATGCACGGATTGCTACTCCCACTGGCTTATTTGTCAACATGCTTCAGGCTAAGTCCAAGATTTCTCCCATTAAGACCATTTCTATACCCAGGTTGGAATTGTGCGCTGCCACACTTGGCGTGAATTTGGCAGAGAGGGTTAGGGAATCACTTGTCGATTTACATGTGCGGGATATGTTCTTCTGGAGTGACAGCTCCACCGTTCTCAGCTGGATTCGGAAGCCTCCGTCGAATTGGAATGTCTATGTGGCGAATCGTGTTGCCGACATTCAGCGTATGAGCAACCCTGTGCAATGGAGATACGTTCCCTCCTCCCTGAATCCAGCGGACTGTGCCTCCAGAGGCATACTTCCTGAGGAATTAGTTAACCACCATTCGTGGTGGTATGGACCTCAATTTCTTTATGAGTCACGATCGTCATGGCCCGTAAATCTCCCAAATTTGGTGACCTCAGAGGAGGAAAGGAGTGCAAAGATTTCGTCAAATGTGACTATTGATAAGGTGTACCCGGAGATATTCTCTAGATTTTCGAAATTGCGATTGTTGTTGAGGGTGACGTCTTTGTGTTTTCGATTTGCAAATAACTGCAGGAATCCCGGCATGAAGGTCACTGGTCCCCTGTCACTGGGGGAGACCAATGGGGCTATGAGATCACTAGTTAGAATTTGCCAGGGGATTGAATTCCCCAATGAACTTTTGCAACTTTTGAATTCAAAGCCCATGAAGAGTGGCTCCATTTTGAAACTGATGCCCTTTGTCGATGAAGAAGGTATTATTCGCGTTGGTGGCCGACttcaaaattcgaattttccaTACGACATGAAACATCCCATGATTTTGGCCAAATCTAGCCCCCTATCGTATTTTATTGTTAGCGATGCTCATGAGCGGACTCTACACGGTGGTGTCACACTGACCATGTCTTTTGTGAATAGGAAGTTTTGGATTGTTTCAGGCAATCAACTTGCTAAACGCGTTATACATAATTGCATGCGTTGCTTCAGATACTCCGCTAAGACTGTTCAACAGGTTATGGGCAATTTGCCGCGTGTGCGATTGACTATGACAAGGCCATTTAAGCACAGCGGAGTCGACTATGCGGGACCCATACCCATCAGGAACTCGAATTTGCGATCTTCTTCCGTGTCTAAGGGTTAtatatgcctttttatttgtatgGTGACTAAGGCCGTTCATCTTGAAGCTGTATCCGACCTTACCACAAATGCATTTCTGGCCGCATTTAGGCGTTTCATTTCTCGACGGGGCACATGTACGGATTTATACTCTGACtgtggcacaaattttgttggGGCTTCGAAAGAGCTACAGGTTCTATGTAATCGAGGTCGGAAGTCATTGCCTGAGGAACTTCGTCATTACTTGAGCATTAACTCCACTACATGGCACTTTATCCCACCAGCCTCCCCCAATTTCGGTGGCCTGTGGGAGGCTGGCGTGAAATCTGTTAAATACCATCTTAAGAGGATTGCAAATGATCGAAACCTTACCTTTGAGGAGTTAACAACCCTTTTATGTCAAGTAGAGAGTTGTTTAAACTCACGCCCCCTCTGCCCCTTGACATCTGATACATCGAATTTCGATGCGCTCACTCCTGCACATTTTTTGGTAGGCGAGCCAACGACAAGCCTGCCAGAGGAATCTCTATTGGACTGCAACCCCAATCTACTTACTCGTTGGAAGAATGTTGAAAGGCTAAAGCAACATTTCTGGAAGAGATGGCACCACGAATATTTAAACCGTCTACAGTCACGCCCGAAATGGTTGAAAAGTAAGATAGATCCTAAAGTTGGCGATTTGGTGCTGATAGCGGATGAACGTTGCGGACCAGGTCAATGGAATTTGGGTCGCATTAAGGATACACATCCAGGACCTGATGGAAAAACAAGGGTGGTATCCGTTCTAATAAAGAACAAAATTATCAAAAGACCAGTTAATAAAATTTCTCTACTTCCAGATAACGAACCTTTAACACAACCATAA